The following are from one region of the Methyloversatilis discipulorum genome:
- a CDS encoding MBL fold metallo-hydrolase, with product MIDYEHDISAIDADLIRHGMAAIHLVRAGDQAALVDCGTGHSLRNVQAALAQKGIAPEALRYIILTHVHLDHASGAGAAMRAFPNAQLVVHPRGARHMIDPSKLIAGATAVYGEQAMAEMYGDILPVDAARVIETHDGFVLDFNGRPLEFVDTPGHAKHHHCIWDAQSKSWFTGDTFGLAYPECTVDGRAFVFPTTSPVQFDPVAMRASVERLLSRQPEAMFLTHYGKVSGVPALGRALLSRIDAHVAIAKAAASAGDGRKQALLAALTAYLMDELRAHGSRLTHEQAVDVWGLDIELNAQGLEVWLDGAVA from the coding sequence ATGATCGACTACGAGCACGACATTTCGGCCATCGACGCCGACCTGATCCGCCACGGCATGGCGGCCATCCACCTCGTCCGCGCTGGCGACCAGGCGGCGCTGGTCGATTGTGGCACCGGCCATTCGCTGCGCAATGTACAGGCCGCGCTGGCGCAGAAGGGCATCGCGCCGGAAGCGCTGCGCTACATCATCCTGACCCACGTGCACCTGGACCACGCCAGCGGCGCCGGCGCGGCGATGCGTGCCTTCCCGAACGCGCAGCTGGTGGTGCACCCGCGCGGCGCGCGTCACATGATTGACCCGTCGAAGCTGATCGCCGGCGCCACCGCGGTCTATGGCGAACAGGCGATGGCCGAGATGTACGGCGACATCCTGCCGGTCGACGCGGCGCGCGTGATCGAGACGCACGATGGTTTCGTGCTCGACTTCAACGGACGTCCGCTCGAGTTCGTCGACACGCCGGGCCACGCCAAGCACCACCACTGCATCTGGGACGCGCAGTCGAAAAGCTGGTTCACCGGCGACACCTTCGGTCTGGCCTATCCGGAATGCACGGTCGATGGCCGCGCCTTCGTGTTCCCGACCACCTCGCCGGTGCAGTTCGACCCGGTCGCGATGCGCGCGTCGGTCGAACGCCTGCTGTCACGCCAGCCGGAAGCGATGTTCCTGACCCACTACGGCAAGGTGAGCGGCGTGCCGGCCCTCGGGCGTGCGCTGCTGTCGCGCATCGACGCCCACGTGGCGATCGCGAAGGCGGCGGCCAGTGCCGGCGACGGCCGCAAGCAGGCCCTGCTGGCGGCGCTGACCGCCTATCTGATGGACGAACTGCGTGCCCACGGCAGCCGGCTCACGCACGAGCAGGCGGTCGATGTATGGGGACTGGACATCGAACTGAACGCGCAGGGCCTGGAGGTGTGGCTGGACGGCGCGGTGGCCTAG
- a CDS encoding acyl-CoA thioesterase, whose protein sequence is MNELPKHQLTMTVLMTPDMANFSGNVHGGALLKLLDQVAYACAARYAQSYVVTLSVDQVIFRCPIHVGELVTFFASVNYTGTTSMEVGVKVVTENIREHTTRHTNTCYLTMVAMDADRRPCPVPTLIPSTPDEQRRHTAAQVRRQLRREFDARFEELMQEEQAKAGRGA, encoded by the coding sequence ATGAACGAACTGCCCAAACACCAGCTCACCATGACGGTGCTGATGACGCCCGACATGGCCAACTTTTCCGGCAATGTGCATGGCGGCGCCCTGCTCAAGCTGCTCGACCAGGTCGCCTACGCCTGCGCGGCGCGCTACGCGCAGTCCTACGTGGTGACGCTGTCGGTCGACCAGGTCATCTTCCGCTGCCCCATCCACGTCGGCGAGCTGGTCACCTTCTTCGCCTCGGTCAACTACACCGGCACCACGTCGATGGAAGTCGGCGTCAAGGTGGTGACCGAGAACATCCGCGAACACACGACGCGCCACACCAACACCTGCTACCTGACCATGGTGGCGATGGACGCCGACCGCCGACCCTGCCCGGTGCCGACGCTGATACCGTCGACGCCGGACGAGCAGAGGCGCCACACGGCCGCTCAGGTGCGGCGCCAGCTGCGCAGGGAATTCGATGCCCGCTTCGAGGAACTGATGCAGGAAGAGCAAGCCAAGGCGGGCCGCGGCGCGTAG